One window of the Macrobrachium nipponense isolate FS-2020 chromosome 22, ASM1510439v2, whole genome shotgun sequence genome contains the following:
- the LOC135198696 gene encoding uncharacterized protein LOC135198696 — translation MESKFGLIFIGCLIVVCYCKRSSDLPERKYGTFYQKSVVDDDDDQRPVAEKPSASFPVNIADRILGALNDVFEGMLKGRQANDPLVLFANGLRFGLYMILGYYDRQDCYQRCWCTAGSVLGLMSNTSTAALLAVRYVAPPSWHHAINLAEEGALGISCNNYRCGPQTDSDPRDNLK, via the exons ATGGAGAGCAAATTTGGTTTGATTTTCATCGGTTGTTTAATTGTCGTG TGCTACTGCAAGAGGTCCTCGGACTTGCCAGAGCGTAAGTACGGCACCTTCTATCAAAAATCGGTCGTCGATGACGACGATGATCAGAGACCGGTAGCCGAGAAGCCTTCTGCAAGTTTCCCGGTCAATATAGCGGATCGGATCCTGGGTGCTCTGAACGACGTCTTCGAGGGGATGCTGAAGGGGCGGCAGGCCAACGATCCTTTGGTCCTGTTCGCCAATGGTCTGAGGTTTGGGCTCTATATGATACTTG GTTACTACGACAGACAGGATTGCTACCAGCGTTGTTGGTGCACGGCAGGGTCAGTCCTGGGCTTGATGTCGAATACCTCTACAGCAGCATTGCTCGCTGTGAGGTACGTCGCGCCTCCTAGTTGGCACCATGCAATCAATCTTGCAGAAGAAGGCGCGCTTGGAATCTCTTGCAATAACTACAG ATGTGGCCCGCAGACAGATTCTGACCCTCGAGATAACTTGAAGTAA